The sequence ACTGGGAGGCTCTCGGCAGTTTTCATGCCGAGAGCGGTCGAGTGCTTGCCGAAGGGAAAACGCCTTATACGGTGCTGATGCCACCTCCCAACGTAACCGGCAGCCTTACCCTCGGTCATGTGCTCAATCACACCCTTCAGGATATTTTCATCCGTTACAGCCGTATGACCGGCAAGGAAGCCCTCTGGCTTCCCGGAACCGATCATGCAGGCATAGCAACCCAGACCGTTGTTGAAAAGAAACTCAGAAAAGAGGGGATTTCACGCCATGACCTCGGTCGAAAAGCCTTTCTTGACCATGTATGGCGCTGGCGGGAGGAGTATGGCGGTCTTATTCTACGCCAGCTCCGCAGGCTTGGTATCTCCTGCGACTGGAGGCGGAACCTTTTCACCATGGACGATCGTGCTTCCGAAGCGGTCATCAATGCATTCATCGCCCTCTACCGTGACGGGCTGATCTATCGTGGAACCCGTATTATCAACTGGTGTCCGGTTTCACAGACAGCCCTCTCCGATGAGGAAGTGATCATGAAACCCCGGCGCGACAAACTGGTTTATATACGCTATGCGCTGGCAAAGCGTCCGGGCGAGTATATCACCATAGCCACAGTCCGTCCGGAAACCATTCTTGCCGACGTGGCCATAGCGGTCAATCCTGCCGATCCCCGTTATCGTGATCTTGTTGGAGAGCTTGCCGTCGTTCCGGTTGCCGGACGCCATATTCCGGTTATTGCCGATGACTATGTCGATATCGAATTCGGTACCGGAGCCCTGAAAATTACTCCGGCTCACGATCCGAACGACTATGAGGTTGCCCGTCGTCATAATCTTCCGGTTATTTCGGTGGTTGGCAAGGATGGCAGAATGACCGACGAGTACGGGTATGCAGGCATGGATCGATTCGATGCCCGCGAGAAAATTCTTTCAGATCTTGAGGAGCGGGGTGCCCTTGAACGTGTCGAGGAGTATGAGCACAATGTCGGTTACTCCGAACGTGCCGATGTTGTTGTAGAGCCCTATCTTTCCGAGCAGTGGTTTGTTCGTATGAAACCGCTGGCCGAGCGTGCGCTGCAGGTGGTGAACGACAAAGAGATCCGCTTTCATCCGCCGCACTGGATCAATACCTATCGCCACTGGATGGAGAATATCCAGGACTGGTGTATCTCCCGTCAGCTCTGGTGGGGGCACCGCATTCCTGCCTGGTATGATTCCGACGGCAGGGTATGGGTCGCTTCATCATATGAGGAGGCATGTCATCTTGCGGGAACCGACAAGCTGGTTCAGGACGACGATGTGCTCGATACCTGGTTTTCATCGTGGCTCTGGCCGCTTACCACACTCGGCTGGACAGGGCCTCACAGCGATAACGACGACCTGAGGGCCTTTTATCCGACCGATACCCTTGTAACCGGTCCGGACATTATTTTCTTCTGGGTGGCCCGTATGATTATGGCCGGGCTGTATTTCAAGGGCGACGTTCCCTTCCGCGACGTTTACTTTACCAGCATCATCAGGGACATGAAAGGCCGGAAACTTTCCAAATCACTCGGAAACTCGCCGGATCCGCTCAAGGTGATCGATACCTATGGTACCGACGCATTGCGATTTACGATTATCTATATAGCTCCGCTCGGCCAGGACGTGCTCTTTGGAGAGGAGAAGTGCGAGCTTGGCCGGAATTTTGCCACCAAACTCTGGAACGCTTCAAGACTGGTGTTCATGCAGCGGGAAAAATGGTTTGATTCGCTCGAGGAGTTTGAATCGGCCTACAGCGGGTTTTCTCCTGATCGGATGACCTTTGCCTTTGCTGAAGAGCATGTGCTGACGGCCAGGTATCACTCCATGCTTGACCGTTATCATACGGCATTCGGACAGTTCAGGGTCAACGACATCGTCAGGAATGTTTATGAATTTTTCTGGGGAGATTTCTGCGACTGGTATCTGGAAGCCCTTAAAATCTATCTTTCGGGTATTTCCGATGCCGATGCGGCCAGAAAAGCCGTTCTGCTTTCCGTATATGTTCTTGACGGAACGCTCAAGGCTCTGCATCCGGTCATGCCCTTCATTACCGATGAGATATGGCATTTTATCCTGAAACGTCCGCATGGCCGGTCGGTATCACTCTCGTCGATGCCTGAAGCGGAAAACGAATGGCTCGACCTGGATGTTTCGCTGTTATCGCATCCGCGTGCGATCATTTCCGAGGTCAGAAGTCTGCGTTCGCTTTTTGCCGTTCCGTCCACCAGTACGGCGCCGCTGATCATCAGAGCTGCCGATGCGGCGGCTGCAGATCTGCTTATGGCCGACAGCAATATTATTGCGGCCATGACTAAATGTGACGTTCAGATTACCGCTTCCGCTGAAAGACCCCGGCACTCAGCGGCTTCGGTGGTTGAGGGGAATGAACTTTTTGTGCAGCTCGAAGGTTTGATTTCCTTCGAAAAAGAGAGCGCACGGCTTCAGAAAGAGATTTCCAATATTGCCTCTTATGCGGCTTCTCTGAAAAGGAAACTTGAAAACGGCGCGTTTACGGCAAATGCGCCTCAGGATGTCGTTGACAGGGAAAAGGATAAACTTTCCGAAGCGGAACGCAATCTTGAAAAGCTCAGAAACAACCTCGATGTTCTTGCCGGATAGCGATGAAGTCCGGAAGGGGTGTTCCCGGGCGGGGTCTGAAAAAAACGTTTTTTGCTATTTAAGCTGAAATGATATTTTATCGTTTTGTCTGTGCCTTTGCTGTGGATGGACAAAAAATTTCACCGATGAGTTCGTAAGGAGTGCATTAAGACAATGAGGCAGTTGAAAATAAGCAAGCAGATCACCAACAGGGAGAGCCTTTCGCTTGACCGTTATCTTCAGGAAATCGGAAAATACGATCTTCTGACCGCTGATGATGAGGTCAAGCTGACCATGGCTATCAAAGAGGGCTACGATATGCCCGTTGACACCGTCGAGTACAAACGGGCAAAACGGGCGCTGGACAAGCTCATAAAAGGAAACCTGCGATTTGTGGTTTCCGTGGCCAAACAGTACCAGAATCAGGGTCTGACCCTTGGCGATCTGATCAACGAGGGTAATCTCGGACTGATCAAGGCTGCCAAGAGATTCGACGAAACAAGAGGTTTCAAGTTCATCTCCTATGCGGTCTGGTGGATTCGCCAGTCCATTCTTCAGGCGCTTGCGGAGCAGTCCCGAATCGTGCGGCTTCCACTGAACCGGGTTGGAACACTCAACAAGATCAGCAAGGCGTACAGTCAGCTTGAGCAGGAGTTCGAGCGGGATCCGAACACTCGTGAACTGGCGAACCTTCTCGATATGGACTCCCAGGATGTCGCCGATACCCTGAAAATCGCCGGACGCCACGTATCGGTTGATGCGCCTTTTGCCCAGGGTGACGATAACCGGTTACTCGATGTGCTGCAGAATGATGGTCATCTGCCGGATCACGGTTTGAACAAGGACTCGCTGACTCTTGAGGTTGAACGTTCGCTTTCGGTGCTTGCTCCGCGTGAAGCCGATGTCATCCGCTCATATTTCGGTATAGGCATGGACAATCCCCTGACTCTTGAAGAGATCGGCGAAAAGTTCAAGCTTACGCGCGAGCGTGTCCGGCAGATCAAGGAAAAAGCCATAAGAAGGCTTCGCCAGTCAGCTTACAGCAAGGTTCTCAAGGAGTATATCGGCAGCTGAAATGCCGCCGCACAGCCTCTTTTTCTTTTCCCCCTTTATGACGGGATTGCGGTCGTAACCGGTTCTTTCCGGACAAGACGTACGGCCGCACCATCCTTCAGACCGGTTCTTCCGGCAGCGCTGCCGTTGCGGACTGCGATTTCGATCGTATCGAAACTTCCTCTGTAAGCGAGCAGTTTTCCTTCATCGACATCTTCATATGTTTTCACGATCGGCAGGCCGTCAATGCCTTCGGCGCTGATTTCCCATCTATGCGCTGTATCGACAAGGGAACTCTCCAGAGAGGTTACGAGATTGCCGAAATGGTCGCAGAAGAGTACCCTTCCTGCAATGCTGTTTCCGTTTTCGATTCCATTCGTTTCTGCAGGAAGCGTGATGCACGATGCCGGATCGACAGGATCGCCGAGCCGGTCGAACGGAAAGCCTGCGCACAGATGCGCTGCAGCGGGCGAAAAGATATCCCGTCCGTGAAAGGTTGCACTTTGTGCGGGAAGCATGATCTCCGGGCTGGAGATGCTGATGCAATGCGTAACGGTTTGCGAGCCGAGCACAGGGGTCAGAAGACCGTTGTCCGGAGCAAGAAAGGTCTGGCGGGCAGTTTTTACCGCTATGGGTTTTCTCGATGTCCCTACTCCCGGATCGACAACGCAGACAACAACAGCCCGATCCGGGAAAAACGGCATCGAGCGGTCAAGAAAAAACGCTCCCTGTGCGATATTCTGCGGATCGACAGCATGAGTGAGGTCTATGACGCTTGCATCCGGACAAATGGAGGTGATGACGCATTTCATCTGTCCGATATAGGTGTCGCGCAGTCCGAAATCCGTCATCAGGATAACGACCGGATTGCGCCAGTCGCTTACGCTCATGAGGCCGCTTTTTTATAGAGCAGGGCTCCCGCTCCAAGAAAAAGAATTATCGGGAGCCAGGCAGCTATCCATGGTTCGATAATTCCGTTGTAACCGAGTGAAGCGACCGTTTTCTGCATACCGAGAAAAAGAAAACCGATAAAGAGCGCGATGGCAATTTCGGCCGCAAGTCCGCTCCGCTTTTTAACGGTGGAGAGGGGAACGCCGATAAAAATGATAACCAGGGAGGCTAACGGCAGAGCTGTTTTCGCATGCAGCTTTACCCTGGCCCGGTCAAGTCCCGGGAACCCCGCCTGCATTTTCTCTTTTACATATCGGTAGTGCTGCATCAGGTTCATCTCTTCAGGCTGCAGACTCAGCTCCTGCAGCGATTGTATGGAGAGCAGCAGGTTGAGGGTGTCGTTCCCCGTGCTGAAAGATATCTCCCCCGGATCGGCGCCGAATGAGCGTATGGCAGCTTTCTGCATGATCCATCTGTCGATTGCCGGATCGAACACCATGCGGGAAGCGTCCTTTCTTGAAATGAGGCGGGAGCCGTTGAACTGCTCAACGGTTACCTTTGATGCCTGCAGGTGCTTTGCATCAAAGGATTCTATGGTGACGATACGGTTTTCTGGTTCGATAACGTGGATGTTGGTCCCTTCGTGCAGACCGGAACGGGTTTCATTGAGTACCTGCTTTTCAAAAGAGATTTTTTCTTTTGCGGCGGCAGGTTCCAGAAACGATGCATTGAGCAGGTTTATTCCCGAAATAAGCAGTCCGCCCAGAACATAGGGCCGCATCAACTGGCTCATACCCACACCGGCCGATCTGATTGCGGCAAGTTCACTCGATGCCGAGAGTCTCCCGGCAGTCAGAATCGAGGCAAGCAGGGCTGCGACCGGTGCTGTTATCTGGAATGTCGAGGGCAGAGCGAGCAGATAGTACCAGACGATACCCGATATGCCGATACCACGGTCAAAAAACTCATCGAGGTTTTCGACCATGGTGATAAGGGTAAACAGTGCCGCGAAGGCTATCGAGGCAAAGAGGAAAGAGGTCATAAACTGCCTGAAAATGTGCCGGTAGAGCAGTTTCATCGCTTCATTCCCCTTTTTTGCAGGATGGTAACCGCTGCAGTCGTGATGTTCATTTTTCGGATAGTGTTTTTTTGTAGTGTTCAGTATCCGAACAGCTCATCGAGCTTCAGCTCCTTTACCGTACCGTATTGTCGAAGGGTGTCCATATCGAGCCGGGATGTATCCCCAAGCACCAGCATAACATGGTTCCTGTTGCCGAAATGCTGCTGGTGGAACAGTTTTACGTCCTGAAGCGTCATGGACGGAACGTCGCGATAGATATTTTTTCTGATATCATCGTCGAGTTCGAGACGTTGTGCGTCCTCGTAATTGAAGAGGACTTCGCTTCTCGTGAGCCGTTCCGTGGAAATTTTCTGCATAATACCCTCTTTTGCCGAAGCGAAAAGCTCCGGAGACTCGGGCAGTTCATGCATCAGACTGCTGATTCCATCGAGAGCTTCCGGCAGCTTGTCGGCCTGGGTGCCTATATAGCTGAAAAGATAGCTGTGGCGGTTACGGAATTTAGGCATTCGATAGACCGACAGGACCGAATAGGCAAGCGCTTTGGCTTCGCGCAACTCCTGAAACACAACCGAGGACATCCCGCCGCCGTAATATTCGTTGAAAAGGGTTACGAGCGGAACCATCTCCGAATTGTAGCTGTCGTCTCTGGTCAGCATAATGACTTCTGCCTGGGTCATGTCGTAATCGACAACATAAACCAGATTGTTTCGCTGTTCGAGTTCAGGATAGAACTCGACGGACGGTACCTCACGGAACGTTGCGGGGTATCCGCGGACCGCACGGAGCTCGGCAAGCAGATTTTCCGCGGAATCCGGGCCGTAATACAGAACCCGGTGGCGGTACTGCATGAGGTTTTTTATCTCGTCAAGCAGTTCTTTCGAAGAGATCGCTTCAAGTTCCGCATTGGAAAGTACGTTGGTGAACGGCGATGAAGGGCCATATTTACCATAGCTGGCCATGGCCTCGAAGAGAATCTTTCTCTTTGAAAGCTTATCGTCAGCCCTCTCCTTCATGGTGCCAGCCTTGAGTTTTTCGAGAGCTGCTTCATCGGGACGTGTATCGGAAAGCAGTTGTTCAAGCAGGCGCAGTGCCGCCGGGAAATTTTTCTTAAGACCGGAAAGTTTCAGATAGACATAATCGTCAGAGGTGAACGCCGAAAAACTTGCTCCGTTTTTATAGAGTTCCTGGCTGAACTCCGCAGGTGTCAATGCAGAAGTCCCCAGATAGGAGAGATAATCGAGAGCGAGATCGATTTTTCTGCTGTGGTTTTTTCCGATGTCGAAAACATAATAAACCGAGAACAGATCGTTTTCGTTGTTCTGGAGGTAGTGAAGCCTTATGCCCGGCTTTACATCATAAAAACCGATATCTTTCCTGTAATCGAGGAATGTCGGCTCGATATTTTCCGATTTCTTCGCCAGAATATTTCCTGCAAACAGGGAGGATGTATCCCGGTTTACCTTGATCGGCGTGATCGGAGGTTTCTGTATTTTAGGACTGCTTTTCTCGCTGCCGTGCTCTTTATAAACCGCGACATAGTTGGTCGCGTAATGAGCTTTTGCGAAAGCCGTCAACTCATCTTTCGTGATGGCGCTCAATCGTTCGATCTGACTGTTATAGTCGCTCCAGTCCATTCCCCAGATAAACGAATCGACGTATGCTTCAACCCGTCCCTTGTTGCTTTCATACAGTTTGAGCTGTTCGATTTTCAGGTCGTTCACCGCAGCTTCGAGCAGCCAGTCGGGGAAGTTGCCTTTCTTGAGCTGTTCGATCTGTTCGAGCAGGAGATTCCTGACCTCATCGAGGCTCTGGCCTTCACGTGGTTTTGCGCTCAGCAGGTGTGCGGAGTAGTCCTTCATCAGCACAAGCATCGACCCCGCATCGAGGG comes from Chlorobium limicola DSM 245 and encodes:
- a CDS encoding sigma-70 family RNA polymerase sigma factor; the encoded protein is MRQLKISKQITNRESLSLDRYLQEIGKYDLLTADDEVKLTMAIKEGYDMPVDTVEYKRAKRALDKLIKGNLRFVVSVAKQYQNQGLTLGDLINEGNLGLIKAAKRFDETRGFKFISYAVWWIRQSILQALAEQSRIVRLPLNRVGTLNKISKAYSQLEQEFERDPNTRELANLLDMDSQDVADTLKIAGRHVSVDAPFAQGDDNRLLDVLQNDGHLPDHGLNKDSLTLEVERSLSVLAPREADVIRSYFGIGMDNPLTLEEIGEKFKLTRERVRQIKEKAIRRLRQSAYSKVLKEYIGS
- a CDS encoding M16 family metallopeptidase, translating into MPYSPQRRNLVPSGIALFFFLHLLSCRPMMNDVKTYPYTTVPGDSLHTRIYTLGNGLTVFMSPYRDEPRIYTSIAVRAGSKNDPAETTGLAHYLEHMLFKGTDSIGALNYEKEHAELEKIINLYEEYRTASDPDKRAAIYRDIDSISNVAARYTVPNEYDKLLNSIGAQGTNAYTWVEQTVYINDIPSNKLDQWLTIEAERFRNPVMRLFHTELETVYEEKNMTMDSDSRKIWENLFSGLFRKHTYGTQTTIGEAEHLKNPSIRNVINYYRSYYVPNNMALCIAGDFDPDETIRMIDEKFSVLEAKEIPLFTPAVEEQLQKPVITKVKGPEAEELVIGYRFSGVNTRDADYLTMIDKVLYNQTAGLIDLNLNQQQKTLDAGSMLVLMKDYSAHLLSAKPREGQSLDEVRNLLLEQIEQLKKGNFPDWLLEAAVNDLKIEQLKLYESNKGRVEAYVDSFIWGMDWSDYNSQIERLSAITKDELTAFAKAHYATNYVAVYKEHGSEKSSPKIQKPPITPIKVNRDTSSLFAGNILAKKSENIEPTFLDYRKDIGFYDVKPGIRLHYLQNNENDLFSVYYVFDIGKNHSRKIDLALDYLSYLGTSALTPAEFSQELYKNGASFSAFTSDDYVYLKLSGLKKNFPAALRLLEQLLSDTRPDEAALEKLKAGTMKERADDKLSKRKILFEAMASYGKYGPSSPFTNVLSNAELEAISSKELLDEIKNLMQYRHRVLYYGPDSAENLLAELRAVRGYPATFREVPSVEFYPELEQRNNLVYVVDYDMTQAEVIMLTRDDSYNSEMVPLVTLFNEYYGGGMSSVVFQELREAKALAYSVLSVYRMPKFRNRHSYLFSYIGTQADKLPEALDGISSLMHELPESPELFASAKEGIMQKISTERLTRSEVLFNYEDAQRLELDDDIRKNIYRDVPSMTLQDVKLFHQQHFGNRNHVMLVLGDTSRLDMDTLRQYGTVKELKLDELFGY
- a CDS encoding SAM hydrolase/SAM-dependent halogenase family protein; amino-acid sequence: MSVSDWRNPVVILMTDFGLRDTYIGQMKCVITSICPDASVIDLTHAVDPQNIAQGAFFLDRSMPFFPDRAVVVCVVDPGVGTSRKPIAVKTARQTFLAPDNGLLTPVLGSQTVTHCISISSPEIMLPAQSATFHGRDIFSPAAAHLCAGFPFDRLGDPVDPASCITLPAETNGIENGNSIAGRVLFCDHFGNLVTSLESSLVDTAHRWEISAEGIDGLPIVKTYEDVDEGKLLAYRGSFDTIEIAVRNGSAAGRTGLKDGAAVRLVRKEPVTTAIPS
- a CDS encoding LptF/LptG family permease: MKLLYRHIFRQFMTSFLFASIAFAALFTLITMVENLDEFFDRGIGISGIVWYYLLALPSTFQITAPVAALLASILTAGRLSASSELAAIRSAGVGMSQLMRPYVLGGLLISGINLLNASFLEPAAAKEKISFEKQVLNETRSGLHEGTNIHVIEPENRIVTIESFDAKHLQASKVTVEQFNGSRLISRKDASRMVFDPAIDRWIMQKAAIRSFGADPGEISFSTGNDTLNLLLSIQSLQELSLQPEEMNLMQHYRYVKEKMQAGFPGLDRARVKLHAKTALPLASLVIIFIGVPLSTVKKRSGLAAEIAIALFIGFLFLGMQKTVASLGYNGIIEPWIAAWLPIILFLGAGALLYKKAAS
- a CDS encoding valine--tRNA ligase — protein: MSEERAPFNLEKTYHHQEVEDRWRSAHWEALGSFHAESGRVLAEGKTPYTVLMPPPNVTGSLTLGHVLNHTLQDIFIRYSRMTGKEALWLPGTDHAGIATQTVVEKKLRKEGISRHDLGRKAFLDHVWRWREEYGGLILRQLRRLGISCDWRRNLFTMDDRASEAVINAFIALYRDGLIYRGTRIINWCPVSQTALSDEEVIMKPRRDKLVYIRYALAKRPGEYITIATVRPETILADVAIAVNPADPRYRDLVGELAVVPVAGRHIPVIADDYVDIEFGTGALKITPAHDPNDYEVARRHNLPVISVVGKDGRMTDEYGYAGMDRFDAREKILSDLEERGALERVEEYEHNVGYSERADVVVEPYLSEQWFVRMKPLAERALQVVNDKEIRFHPPHWINTYRHWMENIQDWCISRQLWWGHRIPAWYDSDGRVWVASSYEEACHLAGTDKLVQDDDVLDTWFSSWLWPLTTLGWTGPHSDNDDLRAFYPTDTLVTGPDIIFFWVARMIMAGLYFKGDVPFRDVYFTSIIRDMKGRKLSKSLGNSPDPLKVIDTYGTDALRFTIIYIAPLGQDVLFGEEKCELGRNFATKLWNASRLVFMQREKWFDSLEEFESAYSGFSPDRMTFAFAEEHVLTARYHSMLDRYHTAFGQFRVNDIVRNVYEFFWGDFCDWYLEALKIYLSGISDADAARKAVLLSVYVLDGTLKALHPVMPFITDEIWHFILKRPHGRSVSLSSMPEAENEWLDLDVSLLSHPRAIISEVRSLRSLFAVPSTSTAPLIIRAADAAAADLLMADSNIIAAMTKCDVQITASAERPRHSAASVVEGNELFVQLEGLISFEKESARLQKEISNIASYAASLKRKLENGAFTANAPQDVVDREKDKLSEAERNLEKLRNNLDVLAG